ACCGGAGTCCAGTGGCGTAAGGCGAGTTACAGCGGCGCGGTGGGCAACTGCGTCGAGGTGGCGCCGCTGACCTCGGGTGAAATCGCGATGCGGAACTCGCGTTTCCCGGGAGGGCCGGCGCTGGTCTACACGCGTGCCGAGATGGCCGCCTTCCTCGCGGGAGCGAAGGACGGCGAATTCGACGATGTCCTCGGCTGATGTCGAAAGTGGCCTGCAGGAGCTGATCGCGCGCGGCTACCGGTTCGTGCACCCGACCGACGAACGCGGCGAAGTTCAAGCCGTGGTCGGCGTGCGAGCCCACGACAACGTCGTCGACGTAGTCCGCCTCCGCGCGGAAGACGATGCCGAGGCCACCCGCCTCCCGGGCGGCGAAAAGAACATTTTCGCGCCCGCCACCTGCCTGTGGCGTTCTCGTGGCCCTGCGCCCGAGGTGCTCGGCGAGGTGCTGGCCCTCCCCGACGAGCCCGCCCTGGCGGCACAGTCCGCCGCCAGAGCGGCAGCGACGCGCGGCTGCTGGGTTCCCGGCCGCGGCGGCCGGTTGAAGTGGCTGGCCGCGAGCTGATCGAGGCTGCTCACTTGGCCGCATGGCCCGACTCTCTTCAGTGGACGGCCTGACGCGCGCTTCGCGTCGGGCCGTCCATTCGGTATAACGCCGGTGCGCCCGGATTTCGTTGCGGGCAACAGGATTCACGGCCATCAGGCTGGTCGGCCACTGGCGACGTCCGAGGTGGACGAAGCCGATCCCGCGTCGTCGGCGTGAGCGCGCACACCGTGCCATCTGAGGCAGCCGACCGCCACCGCCTCTCGTCACCCGGCAGCACGATCCGGAACGAGCGCACCGCTCTCCGGAATCCGGGGAGAAGCGGGCAGGAAGTGACCAGAACAGTGGGCAGAACCACGTCGCGTCGCGGCTGAGGTGGTCCCGGAGCGCTTACACTTGAGTCGGCCTGACCACGTCCTCTTGGGAGCACCTCGGTGGTTTCCGACCTCTCCGCCCGTCCTGACCAGCACGATTCCGACCAGCCAGAACCCGAACCCCGCGAAGAGTGCGGGGTCTTCGGCGTGTGGGCGCCCGGGGAAGAAGTCGCCAAGCTGTCCTACTACGGGCTCTACGCCCTGCAGCACCGTGGGCAGGAAGCCGCGGGCATCTCCGTCTCCGACGGGTCGCAGATCGTGGTCTTCAAGGATCTCGGGCTGGTCAGCCAGGTCTTCGACGAGCAGATCCTGCAATCCCTGCAGGGCCACATCGCGGTCGGGCACTGCCGGTACTCCACCACCGGCGCCACGATCTGGGAGAACGCCCAGCCGATCTTCCGCACCACCGCCACCGGCAGCGGGCTTTCCTTCGCGCACAACGGAAACCTCGTCAACACCGCGGAGCTGCGGGATCGCACCGCGACCGCGGGCCTCAAACCGCACGCGGGGCTGACCGGCTCCTCCAGCGACTCCGACCTGGTCTGCGGGCTGCTCGCGGCGACCGCGGCGGACAAGGGCATCGAGGCCGCCGCGATGGACCTGCTGCCCACCCTCAAGGGCGCGTTCTGCCTCGTCTTCTCCGACGAGAACACGCTCTACGCCGCCCGCGACCCGCACGGGGTGCATCCGCTGGTCCTCGGCAGGCTGGAGCGCGGCTGGGTGGTCGCCAGCGAGACCGCGGCGCTGGACATCTGCGGGGCCTCCTTCGTCCGCGAGGTCGAGCCGGGCGAGCTGATCGCCATCGACGCCGAAGGGCTGCGGTCCTCGCGGTTCGCCAACCCCGAGCCCAAGGGCTGCGTCTTCGAGTACGTCTACCTCGCCCGGCCGGACACCACCATCGCCGGGCGCAGCGTGCACGCCACCCGGGTCGAGATCGGCCGCAGGCTGGCCGGGGAGCACCCGGTGGAAGCCGACCTGGTGATGCCCGTGCCGGAATCCGGCACCCCGGCCGCGATCGGCTACGCGCAGGGCTCCGGCATCCCCTACGGCACCGGCCTGGTCAAGAACGCCTACGTCGGGCGCACCTTCATCCAGCCGTCGCAGACCATCCGGCAGCTGGGCATCCGGCTCAAGCTGAACCCGCTGCGCGACGTGATCCGCGGCAAGCGGCTGGTCGTGGTCGACGATTCGATCGTGCGCGGCAACACCCAGCGCGCGCTGGTCCGGATGCTGCGCGAGGCGGGTGCGCTCGAAGTGCACGTGCGCATCGCGTCGCCGCCGGTGCGATGGCCGTGCTTCTACGGCATCGACTTCGCCTCGCGGGCCGAACTGGTGGCCAACGGGGTCGACCTGGACGGCATCCGCCGCTCCATCGGAGCCGACTCGCTCGGCTACATCTCGCTCGACGGCCTGGTCGCCGCCACCGAGCAGCCCAAGTCCCGGCTGTGCACGGCCTGCTTCTCCGGCGAGTACCCGATCGCCCTGCCCGAGGACGCCCTCATCGGCAAGCACCTGCTGGAAAGCATGGATGCGGCCGGTGGCGCGGCGGCTCCGGTCAGCGCCGCCGGGTACGGTGCCGAAGACGCCGTCCGGCGTCCGTGAGCACCGTGATCACAGGCACAATCGACCACACGCACATCAGTTCAGCCAGAAGTCCAGAGAGGGAGTCCGTCTCCGTGAGCGAGTCCACGAGCGCCACCTACGCTGCTGCGGGGGTCAGCATCGACGCCGGTGATCAGGCCGTCGAGCTGCTCAAGCCGCACGCCGAGCGGGCCACCCGGCCGGAGGTGCGGGGCGGGGTGGGCGGCTTCGCCGGGCTCTTCTCGCTCAAGCTGGACAAGTGGAAGGAGCCGGTGCTGGCCTCCTCCACCGACGGGGTGGGCACCAAGATCGCCGTCGCCCAGGCGCTGGACAAGCACGACACGCTCGGCATCGACCTGGTCGCGATGGTGGTGGACGACCTCGTGGTCACCGGCGCCGAACCGCTCTTCCTGCAGGACTACATCGCGGTCGGCAAGGTGGTGCCGGAGAAGATCGCGGCGCTGGTCGGCGGGATCGCGGAGGGCTGCGTGCAGGCCGGCTGCGCGCTGCTGGGCGGCGAGACGGCCGAGCACCCGGGCCTGATGGGCGAGCACGACTACGACCTGTCGGCCACCGGGGTCGGCGTGGTCGAGGCGGCCGCGCTGCTGTCCCCGGAGAAGGTCCGTCCCGGCGACGCGGTGCTGGCGATGGGCTCGTCCGGGCTGCACTCCAACGGCTACTCGCTGGCCCGGCACGTACTGCTGGACATCGCGCGGATGCCGCTGGGCGGGCACGTGGAGGAGTTCGGCCGCACGCTCGGCGAGGAGCTGCTCGAACCGACCAAGATCTACGCGAAGGACTGCCTCGCGCTGGTCGCGGAGACCGAGGTGCGCACCTTCGCGCACGTCACCGGCGGTGGCCTGGAGGCCAACCTCGCCCGCGTGATGCCGCGGGGCCTGGTCGCCCGCCTGGAGCGCGGTACCTGGACCCCGGCGCCGGTGTTCGCGTTGATCGGCCAGCGGGGCAAGGTCGAGCGCGCCGAGCTGGAGAAGACGTTCAACATGGGCGTCGGCATGGTCGCGATCGTGTCCGCGGAGGACGTGGACCGTGCGCTGGCCATGCTCACCGCGCGGCACGTGCCGGCCTGGGTGCTCGGCGAAGTGGCACCCGCCGAGGACCCGGACGGTCCGCGGGCCGTGCTGTCCGGCGACCACCCGCGGTTCTGAAACGCGCTTGCCCGCACTGGGACACTGGACGGCGTGGCTGAGGACGTACCAGTCGGGTCCCGGTTCGTGATCCCGGGCACCGAGCTGAGGGAGCGGTTCTCCCGGTCGTCCGGGCCGGGAGGACAAGGCGTGAACACCACGGACTCGCGGGTCGAGCTGTCGTTCGACGTGGCGCGGTCCGTGGCGATCCCGCCTGCGCTCAGGGCCCGGATGCTGACCCGCCTCGGCGCCCGCCTGGTCGACGGCGTGCTGACCATCGCGGCCAGCGAACACCGGTCGCAGCTGATGAACCGGGACGCGGCGCGTGCGCGGCTGGTCGAGCAGCTGGTGCAGGCTTCCGCGCCGCCGCCGGCGAAACGCCGTCCGACCAAGCCTTCCAAAGGCGCCA
This Amycolatopsis sulphurea DNA region includes the following protein-coding sequences:
- a CDS encoding DUF397 domain-containing protein is translated as MAERFENGIPADRLTGVQWRKASYSGAVGNCVEVAPLTSGEIAMRNSRFPGGPALVYTRAEMAAFLAGAKDGEFDDVLG
- the purF gene encoding amidophosphoribosyltransferase — translated: MVSDLSARPDQHDSDQPEPEPREECGVFGVWAPGEEVAKLSYYGLYALQHRGQEAAGISVSDGSQIVVFKDLGLVSQVFDEQILQSLQGHIAVGHCRYSTTGATIWENAQPIFRTTATGSGLSFAHNGNLVNTAELRDRTATAGLKPHAGLTGSSSDSDLVCGLLAATAADKGIEAAAMDLLPTLKGAFCLVFSDENTLYAARDPHGVHPLVLGRLERGWVVASETAALDICGASFVREVEPGELIAIDAEGLRSSRFANPEPKGCVFEYVYLARPDTTIAGRSVHATRVEIGRRLAGEHPVEADLVMPVPESGTPAAIGYAQGSGIPYGTGLVKNAYVGRTFIQPSQTIRQLGIRLKLNPLRDVIRGKRLVVVDDSIVRGNTQRALVRMLREAGALEVHVRIASPPVRWPCFYGIDFASRAELVANGVDLDGIRRSIGADSLGYISLDGLVAATEQPKSRLCTACFSGEYPIALPEDALIGKHLLESMDAAGGAAAPVSAAGYGAEDAVRRP
- the purM gene encoding phosphoribosylformylglycinamidine cyclo-ligase; this translates as MSESTSATYAAAGVSIDAGDQAVELLKPHAERATRPEVRGGVGGFAGLFSLKLDKWKEPVLASSTDGVGTKIAVAQALDKHDTLGIDLVAMVVDDLVVTGAEPLFLQDYIAVGKVVPEKIAALVGGIAEGCVQAGCALLGGETAEHPGLMGEHDYDLSATGVGVVEAAALLSPEKVRPGDAVLAMGSSGLHSNGYSLARHVLLDIARMPLGGHVEEFGRTLGEELLEPTKIYAKDCLALVAETEVRTFAHVTGGGLEANLARVMPRGLVARLERGTWTPAPVFALIGQRGKVERAELEKTFNMGVGMVAIVSAEDVDRALAMLTARHVPAWVLGEVAPAEDPDGPRAVLSGDHPRF
- the arfB gene encoding alternative ribosome rescue aminoacyl-tRNA hydrolase ArfB — encoded protein: MAEDVPVGSRFVIPGTELRERFSRSSGPGGQGVNTTDSRVELSFDVARSVAIPPALRARMLTRLGARLVDGVLTIAASEHRSQLMNRDAARARLVEQLVQASAPPPAKRRPTKPSKGAKERRLAAKKRRSQVKRARGGRYDD